tattttatcataataatattgataacagATTGTAAACATTGCCCAACCCACGTCTTGGCTTCAAGCCTTCAAAGATCCATACACATTACACGGTAAAATAGAGTCCGGcatattgtagtatataacattgattatagaaCGGACTATAATTCTTTAAGTAAtggtatatagtttattatatctgTGTTAACTACCAGTTTTGGTTAATTAATCGAAAATCGGacgttttttatcatattatcatattatatttcatatttgatgattagattaaaaagatataattCACTAGTTCACTCTTCACTACTTACTACTTAGTACTTAGTAGTTAGTACTTGATAGATGGTAGTTGTTGATACTTCATTAACTTGTTTGAAGCAAATGACTAGAGAGTAACGACCAACAAGTCGCGGCTCATGAAGTCATGACCAAGTCTATcagaaatttttaagtaataattttaacattaaaatattaaacactgacattttttaaatttcagtgTCCATTTAGGAAATCAACTATAGAGTAATTGAACTTCGCAGGcctttttggattttttagtCTTTACTGTtggattttttgaattattttttttacattatattagcaatcaaatcattatttttgaataggttcttaaatttgtataatatagtatttaaaattgtagttttcataatattctacTTCAGCTGTtagtatcaatttataatttattaaatctaaataatatatttttattattattgttatatgtatagtatataatcatttaagaatattagaaaatatattcattccaatttgtaaacaaaaaataaactattctttgatataatatcaagaatattaattttatttacaatgtacGACTATGAATATGGCGATCTGTGTTTTGATGAAGataaaatgtaagtttaaatagttacttaattgtgatatttttatttaaacttatataactTGTTTAGGGGTATGAAAGTAACTTCTGGGGttgtaacaattaataaagacCCAACAACCAACCTCATAGGAATAACAATAGGAGGAGGACCGCCTCACTGCCCttgtatatatgttatacaggtatgaattatttaacttcaCTTCCAGAAATTAccaatttgttttgaatttaattttagttattaatctaatgtactttttatgtgaattatattttttttaggtatctGACAATTCACCAGCTGCATTAGATGGTACATTAGAAAGCGGTGATGAGCTTTTagctattaataatgaatgtgTACGTGGACATACCAAGCTACAAGTAGCTCAAATGATACAATCAAgtgttgtaagtataatagttttacttttttatgtaaaactaaacattgtatagtatttaattaatgcttatttatttgtatggaAGGAtcgagttattttaaaatacaataaattacatgcTGATGCTCGTCAAGGTAAAACTTtggatattgtattaaaaaaagttaaacataGACTAGTTGAACGTATGTCTGCCACTACTGCTGATTCTTTGGGTATGTCTCGTGCAATACTGGTCAATGATAGTCTTGTTAAACGTTTACAACAGCTGGATGATATGGAACAATCATATCGTCACTTGGTTGATCATACAGAGCGTGTGCTTCGTGCATTTTATGCTCTGACCCAATGTTTTAAAGGTACTCTCAAATTACAGTATTTTTAGAatcatatagttaaaattattttatcaatattctaTGAACTGTGTTATCATTATCTGTTTAAATTCTTTGCAGAGTTTGGGGACACATTTGCAGAAATAGGTGCTAGAGAACCACAGCCTAGAGCTAGTGAAGCTTTAGTGCGCTTTGCTGAATATCACAGACGAATGGAGCGTCAAGGCCTTATGCTAATCAAAGCTCTAAAacctgtaaatataaaaaaaagtttatattgttattttaagtataatttataattcttgaATAGATATCTAGGTCATTTGGCACATACTTGAATAAAGCTATTCCAGACACCAAGCAGACAATACGCAAGTATGCTGAtgtgaaatttgaatatttatcttaCTGCTTAAAAGTTAAAGAGTTAGATGATGAAGAGATAACTTATTGTTCAGCTGATGAACCTTTATATCGCATTGAAACAGGAAATTATGAATACaggtattacaaataatattagtttgaaTGTACCTATAAGTAGTAAgtgaagtatattaatatatacaatatttatattaaatctataatcATGTTCTTTTGTATAGGCTTGTATTGAGATGCCGACAGTTGGCTAGAAAACGATTTGCTGCTCTTAGAGAAGATGTTTTAGCCAAAATTGaactattagaaaataaacacGTGCATGATGTTGTAGCTCAATTGCATGCGATTGCTTCACATATGGCTAGTTACAATCGTGAAATAAGTTGGATGATGCTTGGAGGTAACAATGTTAGTGAACCACCACTCTTTCCTATTGAGATGGATTTGACATGCACTGCATTTCAATATAAGTCTGTCCAACCAGTTAGCGAACTTAACCAAGACGATTTTAATGacgtatgaaaaatatttgtcttatttaaattgactaatttattacatacttttactcaaatatatatttattaataatttaaattataggaaAGTATACACAATCAAGTTGACAATCCAAGAGTGTACAGAGATTTACCAccagtacttaaaaataatgatcctgTTTCTGCTTTGACAGAACTATCTCAATTATGCTTGGATACAGACGATATAGATAATGAAATTCATACTACATCATCTTCTCCATTGCTAttagacttaaaataattttttttttcaatatattaaaagattatttttatctattaatcATTCCTACTCATATGTATGCATAAAATACGCTTTGTACTAGTcacttttaatgtaaaattatcacacttatctatattaaatataaaaagaactACTAAAtttctagtttttattattattactagggATGGGTTAAATCAgcttttgattattatttctactacGTATAGTTTCACAATACTGTGGtaaaagttttattgtaataaaattttttattatgcggtattttattattttttaacttgtcggtccaaaaaaataacaaaaaaattttaaatttcttttaaaagatTAATCTACATTTAATTCatgaaacacataatataaaaaaacttatgcaTTGAAAAGTGTCCCCTTATTGGAGGAGACTgaaccatattattttcattggaattaaacaaaatcaaaatggtGAAATTAAATGAAGGGACAAGTTTTTTGTCAGCACTTTTTCCATGTTTACAGCTCAGTACATTTAACAATCAAAtggataattaaaattgatttgtaacatatttggaaaataaggagcaattgatataataaataacacaaacaaaattttatggaaaaacatcatattttattaaaaataattaaaattaaaatcaacacGTCTTTAagctaaaatcattaatatcaaatagttGAAATTTAGATGTACCACTTCCACCAACAGCCACTAAAAATGGGTTATCTGTACATCCATCTAAACTATGTAAAGCGCCAGAAAAttctcttattttaattaagtgttTATTTTCTCTATCCCATACTTTTAAGGTTTCATCGGTTGAAGAACTAACAATGAATTTATCCCAAACATAAATTCCAGTGACTTCGTTCTCATGACCTCTATATTTCCATAATGGTTTATCAGCTCGACAATCATAGCAAATAAGCTGACCTCTATCGGTACCAACGTAACATAAGAATCCATTGGACGGATCCCAATGAGTTTTTTCTACTTTACCTTTAATATTCCAACTTTTGTATGTATCATATGTGCGACAATCATAAACATAGAAATCTGAAGAACCAACTGCAAGTGTTTGTGATTCAAATGGATGCCATTTAAGTGATTGGACGTGATCTCCAAAATTTTCCATTCTTGTATGAGGTTCATTTGTTTCTAAATCCCAAAGTAAAGTAGTCTCATCAACTGAACCACTGGCAAGTATATGAGGAAGATGTTCATTCCACGCTATATCTAAAATAGCATCAGTATGACCATAATTTGATTcgggattttttttcttttttcttccTAATCTGTAAATGCAAatgaaatagttaatatttaaatattttattttgttatgttataaCTACCTAAATGTAGGTTCTAAACATCCGATCAAATCTAAATCCCATACTTCTATCATGGCAGACATGGATCCCAAAGCACAGAAATTCCCAATAGAACCAAACCATTCTAAGCATAGTGGTGGATGTTTCAAAATGATGTCATGATGAATGTAAAAATCTTTATCATTGCCATTATAAACATAGACTTCAAGTGAGCACTCATTTTTCTTAACATTGCCTACTAACACAAGATTGTCATCAGGTTTTAGGATTTCATCGAGTTTGTCACTATCGGTATCAGAATCGTTAAAAtcggtattattatacacggcCAAGCCACTAATGGACATGGCTCCTGACATATCCATTTCTTCTTCGTCATAATTATCTAAGCCGTAGTCTTTTTTGTCGCTCTTGCTTAATTCTTTTTCTTTTGGTTTGGTTTCTGTTAGTTCTTTTAATTCTTGTtgagataattttatagtattttgatGTAACGACACACCTTGTTTCACCCATTTCACACATGGAATAAAACTtgtcattttttaagtatttaatgatgatttatttaaaaatttaacgataaattattatttacatttacgtGAGCGGATCACTACAGTTCTACACGACACACGTGTGTATTATCAAATATGAGCTGCActtcaatagtttttaatttttatctagtaTCAAAGACTGTGATATCAATgatcaaatatcaaatatccaCTTTGGGAGTATAAGATTGATAAGAGTTTTTTCTGATTCAGTTTGAAATATTGCCAACGTTTCATAACAAAATGTTTGTACAGAAATttcataatcaaaaattaatgtatttttgttttcatccGATAGTATATCGTCACAACGATTTTCTATTGacaatttttccaaaaaatctatttattttcaattaaaaattagttgatTTTTTCAGTTCAAGATGTTGTTGAAGCGGCTAATGTTGTTGCTTAGTGCTGACGGTATGCATTGTATATTGATCTATTTATtagaataggtatatattcatccaaatcatattaatagtttatttcttggacaatacataatttaataataagctatagcctataggtaatggggtacctacctataattaatctattttacgGCCCAAgcttgtttttcaatttttttatttttttcaaaatgggTTTATTTAAGCACTGTATTTgaatgtgtttgaaaaaattgacgCTCTTTTTTGCTATGATAGTTATACCATAAAACCGGAAAATCAATTGGAAAAATatctttgttaaaaaattttttatttttacaagatatattttaaaatctgttcAAAAGAACAATAagcaaatttgataaaagaaaatataatatgagtattatGACGGAAGAAGCCACctgcaacgtgctctgatacttatattaaatgtaatatataaattaccataGCCAACAATACTCTAAACCATGGGGACATAAAGGATATCCTTATAGTTATGTTAGGGTGAGCAACCAGGCAAGCAATGATTGGGTGTGGTTGTACTAGGACCGgatctaataaacaaaaagtagGAAACAATCAAAAGTATCATCGCCCGTGTGCTTCTTATCCGCTgggagataataatatataactactatCCGgtgacatattaatatattatggatacGTAATTGCCACCCTGTAGAATATATTAGTTGCGGAATCACTCACccgatagaatattatagtcatataattGACGCACGCTATCGGCCGGATGACGCAAAGCGTGGGcagaagcggatgcaggtgcagatgaccaTCAGGGATctgaaggtaccgcgggagtccctggacgatatataagggggcccagattaggcacaattcagacgtgatccaccagagttagcgcaagcaccttcacgtcacccagtttaatattttatgtctcctggacttagaatatttttcacaagttttattaaattaattaattggacttagaataattttaaataaaaaacacttagaataatttcgagagttcaattatttcacaaaacctttccaaatcgacatcattcaactgattgtacgtggcacgttacacACCCAATGATGGCACTacctattttgaatatatagtTATGCGAAATTATAagctagttaaaatatattaatgttattttgtaaaccCACTTTGAGTTGATTTATTGAACATgcgaacaatataatatgcacaaaCAATTGTCGTAGgtattcaaatagtttttacgCGAATATTAGACACCTATTAATTACTGTATACAGCAGAGCTATACTGTATTTGagtagaattttaaataagaccagatttatatgcatttaaaatttcaaaatatgcatGGAAACATGCACACAATAACCTCTTTTTAGCATCCGAATATTCTTTGAggcgtaaaatatttaatattaatattacacaaacgtacctatatacatataaactttttttttctcaacacCTTTTTGGAtcgttaggtatataatgtatatttgtacggttttttgttaaattacctatgcaaaaatatgcactataaaatattgataattaatcaatCAAGTAATGAGTTTTGAACACTCATTGActgcatgtatattgtatataatgcaAAATCCggtctttaattataaaaatgttatttacctCGTGTTTATCAGTTATATGACTATGGACTTTTCCAATTTGAGGATGTCCAATCTCTAAGTCCGTGTACATTGTTCCACTACATTTTAATGAACGTTCTTTTGAACATCTCCATGTTATTCGTTTACGTCCTTGGTGTTtcattataaacgtatatcCACTCCAACAAATTTTATTCCTACCTTTGTTTGACTTAATTACTtccatatt
The DNA window shown above is from Aphis gossypii isolate Hap1 chromosome 2, ASM2018417v2, whole genome shotgun sequence and carries:
- the LOC114127369 gene encoding PRKCA-binding protein — encoded protein: MYDYEYGDLCFDEDKMGMKVTSGVVTINKDPTTNLIGITIGGGPPHCPCIYVIQVSDNSPAALDGTLESGDELLAINNECVRGHTKLQVAQMIQSSVDRVILKYNKLHADARQGKTLDIVLKKVKHRLVERMSATTADSLGMSRAILVNDSLVKRLQQLDDMEQSYRHLVDHTERVLRAFYALTQCFKEFGDTFAEIGAREPQPRASEALVRFAEYHRRMERQGLMLIKALKPISRSFGTYLNKAIPDTKQTIRKYADVKFEYLSYCLKVKELDDEEITYCSADEPLYRIETGNYEYRLVLRCRQLARKRFAALREDVLAKIELLENKHVHDVVAQLHAIASHMASYNREISWMMLGGNNVSEPPLFPIEMDLTCTAFQYKSVQPVSELNQDDFNDESIHNQVDNPRVYRDLPPVLKNNDPVSALTELSQLCLDTDDIDNEIHTTSSSPLLLDLK
- the LOC114127381 gene encoding periodic tryptophan protein 1 homolog, which produces MTSFIPCVKWVKQGVSLHQNTIKLSQQELKELTETKPKEKELSKSDKKDYGLDNYDEEEMDMSGAMSISGLAVYNNTDFNDSDTDSDKLDEILKPDDNLVLVGNVKKNECSLEVYVYNGNDKDFYIHHDIILKHPPLCLEWFGSIGNFCALGSMSAMIEVWDLDLIGCLEPTFRLGRKKKKNPESNYGHTDAILDIAWNEHLPHILASGSVDETTLLWDLETNEPHTRMENFGDHVQSLKWHPFESQTLAVGSSDFYVYDCRTYDTYKSWNIKGKVEKTHWDPSNGFLCYVGTDRGQLICYDCRADKPLWKYRGHENEVTGIYVWDKFIVSSSTDETLKVWDRENKHLIKIREFSGALHSLDGCTDNPFLVAVGGSGTSKFQLFDINDFSLKTC